AAAACACACGCACCCGCAGGCGGTGGTTCAGACTCACGGAAAGCAGGTGCACCACTGCCGCAAATCGGGCACCCTCCCAGCGACCATCTCCGTATTCCAGGTAGTCAATACCGCACAAATCAATCATCTGCTCAAACTGAGCTTCGGGCGCATCGCGCAACGCTTGCATGACCGCAAGGTAGTCGGGAGCCGCGACCACCAGCGTGAGCTCATCTCGCACGATGTCCAGCGAACGCACTTTTTCACCCAGCAGCCCGCGAAGGGCCGCCTGAAGCGTCTGCAAATCTGGCGTGTATGAAGTGGCGTTATCGGTCATGGGCCGTCATCTTTCCTGGAACTGGCAATACCCGCCTTCAGGCTCGGGCGATGGTGTTGGTGCGGCGAATCTTTTGCTGCAGCTGAATGATCCCGTAGATCAGCGCTTCAGCAGTGGGCGGACAACCCGGCACGTAAACATCCACAGGAACAATGCGATCGCAACCCCGCACCACAGAGTAGCTGTAATGGTAGTAGCCGCCGCCATTGGCACATGAGCCCATGGAAAGCACCCAGCGAGGCTCGGCCATCTGGTCATAAACCTTGCGCAGGGCAGGCGCCATCTTGTTGCACAAGGTTCCAGCAACGATCATCAGATCGGACTGGCGCGGACTGGCGCGAAACACTTCAGCACCAAAGCGGCCGATGTCGTACCTTGCGGCTGCCGCATGCATCATTTCGACGGCACAACAAGCCAACCCAAAGGTCATCGGCCAGAGTGAACCGGTCTTGGCCCAATTGACCACCGAGTCGTAGCTCGTGGTCATGAAACCTTCTTTGAAAACGCCTTCAATCATGTGTGCTCCAACGCGCCAGGGGGCGCTTCATTCCCAATCAAGGGCGCCAATTTTCCACGCGTAGATGAAACCCACCAGCAGATCAACCAGAAAGACAACACCTGTAATGAACCCGGCAGAGCCGACGTCGGTCAACGCCACAGCCCAAGGGATCAGGAACGCAAT
This region of Hydrogenophaga crassostreae genomic DNA includes:
- a CDS encoding NADH-quinone oxidoreductase subunit C; amino-acid sequence: MTDNATSYTPDLQTLQAALRGLLGEKVRSLDIVRDELTLVVAAPDYLAVMQALRDAPEAQFEQMIDLCGIDYLEYGDGRWEGARFAAVVHLLSVSLNHRLRVRVFCPEDDFPVLDSISSLWSSANWYEREAFDLYGIVFEGHNDLRRILTDYGFIGHPFRKDFPLSGHVEMRYDAERKRVIYEPVTIEPREVTPRIIREDNYGGLH
- a CDS encoding NuoB/complex I 20 kDa subunit family protein, which produces MIEGVFKEGFMTTSYDSVVNWAKTGSLWPMTFGLACCAVEMMHAAAARYDIGRFGAEVFRASPRQSDLMIVAGTLCNKMAPALRKVYDQMAEPRWVLSMGSCANGGGYYHYSYSVVRGCDRIVPVDVYVPGCPPTAEALIYGIIQLQQKIRRTNTIARA